The sequence TGGCCCTCAGCCACATTCGGGGCTGGAGGACGAGCCGGCGTTCCCATGGAAACCACCCCGTCTCGGTGGAAAGCACAGTTTCCACCCCTTCTCATTTCAGGAGGGCCCGAAACAGGGAAGTTGGGGCTGCTGTGGCCACCACACTGGGGTGCAAATAGAGCCCGATCGGAGGGGAAGGCCAGTGAGGAGGATGTGGGAAGGGTGGTTTTCCAAGCAAATATTTCTGGGGAACCCCCTTCTTTTCTTGCCTCAGAAATCGTTGAGGCAGAGGTGGGGATGGTCGGGGCACAGAGAGCCAAGGTCCGCAGGTCGGCAGCCCCAGCCATGGGACACGGGCAAACCACTGGGCTTCTCTGGGCCCCTCTTGAAAGTGCTCTGACCTACTTCAAGGTGCGGCCGTGTGGTTAAAATGCCAGTAGAGCGGAATGGGTAAAAACGGGGTTTAGAATCAGATGGGCCTGAGTCTAAACCTCAGCTTTTCTGCTTttgggctgtgtgaccttgagcaagttaatgaacctctctgagccttgttttctgcctctgtaaaatgagggaacGAGGTCAGCACCCAGACCATAGGTCTGCTCTGAGGATTAAAGTGAGATAACATTAAAATACTTAGCATAGCACCGGGTGCAGAGcaagcatttgataaatgttaGCCACTCCTATTGCTGTGATTAGTTACTGACAGGAAAGCTTTGTACATCGTAGAGAGCTCTGAGTAAGTAAACATAAGCAACATGCAAAGAGTTTTATGGAGAGGAAAGGGCAGAGGGAGGTCCTGGGGGCCGGTTTCCCCAGGTTCGTGATGGGAGGGGCCGGGATCCGGGCCTCAGGTCCATCTGGAGGAAGTGGTTGCTCTGAACCGAGCATTCGGGGCTGCCCGTGGGGAGCTGGCGGAAGTCCCGCACCCAGGGTTCTGAACCAGGCTCCGAAAGCCCCTGCCTGGAAgcacctgtcccctctccctaATCCCCTTTTCTCAGGAActgaggggcaggtgggcagccaTCCCCTCCgtgcccctgcccctctcagGCCCCCCACTGTGGGTCCCACGGCCAGCCGGTGCATGCGTGTGTGCGGAGAAGGGCCTCAGGCAAAGTCCACAGGAGAGGCTGGGtgcggccgggccgggccaggccaggctggctccggggccccctcccacctgggcgGAAGGCCCTGCCCTCAGCTCTCCAGGCCGGTTTTGCCTCCCTTTGCATAGCTGACTCGTTccagaggagctgctgctgctgctgatgcgAGCTCCTCTGTTCAGGGCCCCAGGGAAAGGCCTTGGTCGCTGGGTCCTTTTGATCACTGTACCCCTCATCCACCTTATTTGTAAATTTGTAAATCAGAGTTTTCTCTGTGGGGTTAGTGAAAAGCAGGGCGTGACTGTCTTCCTCAGGGAGGGCCCCTGACAGCCTGAGCATGGTGGTGGTGGCGAGCAGCACAGTCAGGATGTGGATTCTGTGGGGCCCAGGAGCAGGCGTGCGGGTTAACCCGGAGGGTGCGCAAGGACTGCTGGGTGCTCGGGGAGTAGCGGTGGTGATGCACATTCCTGGCCGTGGACGCTGCACACCTGCCCAGTCCTGGAAACAAATGGGCACGCAATGACCATCCCATGAAGAAAgcacgtgccctggccagtggggctctgttggttggagcgtcttcccataaaccaaaaggtcgcaggttcaattcccaggcagagcacatagctggtcctcagccagggcctgtgcaaaaggcaaccgatcaatgtctgtctctctcatatcgatgtttttctccctcccttcccctctctctgaaatcaataaacatgtcctgaggtgagggaggaaaaaaagaaagaaaaaaatgcagggcATTCTTTGTAGGATaaggagggcctgggaggggttggggaggggataGGGAAGGGATGGTATTCTGAGGGGTGGTCCCGGAAGGCCTTGCGGAGGAGGCGGCATTTGAACAGGGACCTGAAGGAAGTACCGGAGTGAGTTATGTTGATGTTGGGGGGAAGAgcttccaggcagaagaaacagtaAGTGCAAAGTCCCCGGGGCAGGAGCGAGACTCACACAAAGGCAGCACGGAGACCCGTGTAACAGAAGCAGAGGAGGCAAGAGCAGAAGCAGCGAGGTCTGGGAAGAGCACTGCGGGCCACTGAGAGGGTGTTGGCATTTCTCCTGAGAGCGCAGGAAGCCACTGGGAGGCTTTCAGCCATGGCACGGGAGGGTTCACCTTTAAAGGGTCATGTGGCTGCTGGGTGCCGAACAGGCTGCGGGCCGGGCGTGGTTGGCCCCGGTTGCACTGGGCTCTGCGTGGTGACAGGTAGGCAGTGTCAGGAAAGTGGCTGGGGTGGACAATGAAATGCTCTCACACTGTAAGCATGCCCCCAGGCCGGGACGttagggtggggagaggcagtcTGAGTAGCTGTGACCACAGGTGGGGCATGGGATTCCGGAATCTGACCTCCATCCTTGCTCTCCTCTCTGCAGGTGAAGCAGGAGATGGGCAGCATCGTGATCAAGCTCATCCGGGACTACAAGGACGGCGAGAAGGACAGGCTGCAGCAGGGCTGGGACTACGTGCAGGCTCAGgtagggctgggggcagggcagcgtGAGGTCCGGGCCTGTTTGTGTCTGTGCGTCGGGGTCTGGGGTCCACGTGCCCAGCAGGGTGTGTTAGCGAgcttgtgtgtgagtgtgcatctGAGGGGCACGGGGGGCACTGAGGTGCCCTCTCATCCtgacacctcagcccccaccACAACTGCTTCTCAGGGGCCCCAGAGCTTCGAAGCTGTGCCCTGGCTTTCAGGGCTTCCTGCAATGGCAGGGGGctggcgcgggggggggggggtgttgctgCTCTCAGCCCTCCCATCTCAAGCCAGGTGGGCGAGTGTTGGCAGCTCTGCCCTGGAGGTTAAGAAACTGGGTGCCGGGTGTGAGTGGAGACTACCTCTAGGGAGGAGCCCGTGGAAACCTCCAGGGGTAGGGGGGTAGGAACGTTCTATTCAAACCCTGTCCAGGCGCTGGTCCTGCCAGGATGGAGGTACAGCCTCAGCACGCCGGGTTTGTGTGCTCTAGCGTGTGCGTGCTCCACCTCAGCTAGAGTGGGGGAGCTGGAGACCACCGACTGGCCAACAGTGGACGGCCAACTGACAGACAGACGGGCGTACTGACGGAATGACCGGGAGGATGAACGACTGGCAGGCTAACTGAGTGACTGACTGGCTGAGTGGATAAATGGCCATCCGCGGGGTTCCCAGCCTGCCTTGGTGGTGGCCCAGCCGCCACACACACAGATCGGCATCACTGATCCGGTCCTGGCTGCCCCCTCGTTCATGGCCCCAGGTGCTGTGTGTCCTaggccaggccccgcctcctctgggctgcagcctcctCCAATGGGGACACTGGGTACAAGTCAGGacctgctggccctggctggccgCAGGAGAGTTTGGAGACTGAAGGGGGACTTTGTCCAGGAGGCACTGGCACACTGGTTTTCTGGgctgtgggaaggggaaggggatgtTTTCTGGCTGACGAGCCTCGCAGATTTTCCGTGAGGACCAGGTGAGGCCAGGCAGGAGGGCCTGAGCCGGCCAGAGGCTTGGCGCACCCAGGAAGGCCCTCTCATCACACCTTTAGCTTGACGCACAATTGCTGAGACACTTTGCTAACATTCGAGGGAGTCGAGGTGCCCCAGAATGAGCAAGTGCCACCTCTCAAGGAGCCCTGGGGAAAAGCGGGTCCCTGGGGAGATGAGCGTCCCACCACGGGAGGTGGTtggctgctggggggggggggggtcctgcagCCGGCAAGTCCTCTAGATGATTCTGATGTCTGTCGGATGCTGCTTGGGGTGGTGGTTAAGAAAGCagactgtagccctggctggtgtggctctgccATGCCAATCTTTCTGCCAGAGAGGAGGCAGCCAGGCAACTGCTACATAAAAAACACAACCTGGAGCCTGAGAACGCTGAGCATGCTTggcacgccccctgctggccactgGGCTGCTTGTCCGAGGCTCCTCGAGGAGATGGATAGGAAGCAGGTGGGAAACTCACCACGCGCTGGGCGCACTGGCCCGCAGCTTTCCCTTGCAGCTCATTTGATCCTCCCAGGGATCCTGACGTCCTGGGTATTGCCATCCCATTCTCTAGATGAGCAAACGAGCTCAAAAAGGGCAGCGGCTTGCCCACGCATGGGGCAGGGCCAGGGTTTGAAAGGAGCCTTGCCCCCACTCTGCTCTGCTTAGTCGGGCCgttcccagcccaggcccagccccgaGATCCCAATCCTGTCGGGAACTCCAGCCCAGATGTGATCCGAAGCCTCTTGGGGTCCCCTTCTTGAGCCCCATGGAGGCCCCTTGTAGCACACGGAGCCCAGAAAGTCTTTCGTCCCCTCTAGAATGAGAGCATTTCCTCCCCTACAAAGGCGGAATGGACTATGTCCCCCTTTTCACTTGGGcagccaggaagctcagaggcaaACCACAGTGGCAGCACACTCTTAGCCCCTGAAAGTGGACCCAGCCTTTCCCGAGCAATTACTGCACTCTCCAGACATGCGCTGGGCGCTCCACCTGCCTCAGCCATTTGGTCCCTGTAACAGCCCTTGGAAGATAGAAATCTTGttaccccattttgcagataaggaaactgaggtcagtACTTTGACCAAAGCTGAGCAGCTGgtagggggcagagctgggatttgaacccagtatCCTGACTCCAGACCCCACGCTCTTAACCAGAGGTTATCTGCCCTCCTATTTGTCCCCACACCTGTGTTCTGCCTTTCAACTTGAACTTTTCTCCTGTTCTGCTTTATGTTTTTGCTGGTCCTGATGTTTCCTTCCGACTGTTTAGTAGTTTGTGGTATGTATTTCCTGAAAGCCCCTTTAAGCCCTTTGTGGCTCACGGAAGCCGCAGTGAGACCTAAACTCGGATCCCGGCGGTGTGGCCGGGACCAGGGAGGCCTGCAAGTGGCAGCTCTGAGCCTCTTTCCGGGGAGGCCCCGCCTCTGCCAGGAGGGGCAGCCTGCCTGCGTGGGCACGGGGCCTGAGCAGCCTGTCCCCTCTTGGTCCAGGGCAAGTGCTGTGGCTGGGCCAGCCCCTACAACTGGACGGAAAACGCTGAGCTCATGAACCGCACCACCGTCACCTACCCCTGCTCCTGCGAGGTCAAGgacgacaacaacaacagcagcagctaCCTCACGAGTAACGGCTTCTGCGAGCATCCCAGCAGCAACATGACCCAGAGTGGCAACAATCCCGACTACTGGCCTGTGTATCAGGATGTACGTAGGGGGCtgtggggccaggggctgggctcgGGGACCCCCGCGGGTTCAGGTGCCCCGGccaccccagctcccctgggCTCCCGCTCCCTCTGTCCACCTGCTCTTCCTGCTTTTTGACCCATTTGTTCCCTCGCCATTTGCACCTCTGTTACATACCCATTAACTTATCTGCTGAAGAAACTCTCTTTACGCAGAGCCCTCTGGGCGGGGAGTGGCCCCTCTTGGTGGTTCTGCGTGCCGGGGACAGGGGGACGTGGCGGGACTCGGGCCGACACGGCTGCGTTCTCCCCTGCAGGGCTGCATGCAGAAGGTGCAGGAGTGGCTGCAGGACAACCTGGGCATCATCCTGGGCGTGTGTGTGGGCATCGCTTTCATTGAGGTCTGTGTCCCCTCCCCGCGGCCCTGTCTGTGCTCTGTCCCCCCGGACTGTCCCTGCTCTGTGGGTGtcctggaggaggctgaggccaTCAGCTTCCAGAGGCCCCATTGTTACCGAATGGAACCCGTAGGGGGGTGCGGGGGGCCCAGACACTGTCATCGAAATGAGTCCCCTCCCCCGGGGTCCTTCTGTCACTGTGGGTTCTTTGCCTGCTGCCCTCAGGAATGGTGGCTCTCAAGGCCAGAGTCTGGTAAAGAGGAAAGGAActttttattcaaaagttatataggtttagggtaatggcagaatgtcactgttcaaaccccaaagtcccttaaaaacacccacaaacacacacagcccttaCTTTCCCGCCTTTGCCCAGTCCGGCCAGTCCCAGAACGTGCCGATCAGAAGTGCCATCCTCCAGAGAAAAAGAGCAGAAGTCCGCAGCTCCCTCCTCCCGGTTCCTCCCAGTCCTCCGTgatgggctgggcagggcaggtctCCCACGGTCCCCCACACCATCGGCTGTGTCACCGGGCCATCTCCAGTTCTTAGTCCAGAGCCCCGTGGCACCTCCTcgtggcccaccagcaagagtccttttgcccctttccttcctgcttgGTCTCACATTGTTCCCCGTCCCCCCTGGCGGCCTGCCTtaagtttaaatcccagcctagagcctcctctgcaaccccatttccaactctgcccacaatcggctacacctgccagcgCTCCcgcatttttctgcctttctgggctgccatagtaagtcctgGCAGGCGTGGCCCCGGGGCGTGGAGCGAACcgtctccaagctctcacacgggcactgtaaccagggggagctgcctcccaggtACATCAGGGGTCTAAGTTATGCATGCCTTCTGGCTCCATTCTGGCTGGAAGACTAGTCTGCTGTTACTGATATACAAAATATCTgtttttgcatatcaggtatgaagctggccggcaaaataactctcaatggccctgctccatgtgtccctgcccccagcctggcctaTTATCCTATATTCTGGagcaccccaagttctggaccccgtCACAGTGTGGCAAGGCTGGCCTGAGCATGGGCCCTCTCTGGCCCCCCACTGCCTGAATCACAGGCTGGTGGGGAGGCTGTGGCTGGGGCCCCTCTCGGTCCCTGTGTGCTGAGCTGGGGTCTTGGGGGGACTGGGCAGCCCCACACCCTCTGACTCTCGCCCTCTCCCTCCACAGCTCCTGGGGATGCTCCTGTCCATCTGCTTGTGCCGGCACATCCATTCCGAAGACTACAGCAAGGTCCCCAAGTACTGAGGCAgctgctgtccccacctccctgcccgtCCCCCCACCTCAGGGCTCTCCCTGGGGGAGCTTGGCgtctccctggctccctcccccaggcctgcctTCCAACTCACTGCCAAGGCCCCTTGCCCATTCTATGCTCTGTGCTGGCTGGAAATGAGGGGCCTtctggggcctgggccccactcccTGCCTTTCCGCCTCTGGCCTTGAGCCCGGCTGTTCTGTGGCTCCTCCGCTCACTGCCCACCGGGGTTCTCCGAGCAGCTCGGAGAAAACACCCCCGCAGCATCTCTGCACAGGTGGGCTGGGTCTCTACCTGCCTCTGGGGATGTATATATTGTATGGGGGAAAGTGTATTAAAAATTGGGGGGGGATGTAGATAAGGTACTCTGGGCTGTCAGGGGACTGCCCACTGCGTGGGTCAACTTTTTCTCCACTACGATGCTTAGACCTTTGGCTTTCACATTTTCATGAAAGgctgtgggagagggtgggcttCGCCTGATGTTAGGGGCGGCAccttccccaggcctggccccgccccgcccaggcaGCTCAGATCCGCCTGGGCCATGTCCTGGGAGCAAGACCCGGATGAGCTCggcccagcagggcctggcccgGCCCTGGGCTGCTTAGGGAATCAGGGGTGCGTCCTCGGGGTATGGCGCAGAGCTGACCCTGCGTCCTCCGGCCCCTGAGCCGTCCAGGGAAGCGGGAAGGATGCTTTCCCTCGTCCTCTGCCTCCCGGGAAGTGGGTGGGTGAGGCTGCGCTTTgtaggggagtgggaaggggctCCACGCACAGTTCTGTAAAGCATACTCAAGATATGAAGACTGACTATTAAAGATGATTTGTAACAACCCAGCCTGACTTGGGGGTGCTGCTTCTCGAGCTGCAGGAGgaccggaggggagagagagggcgaACGGCACGGCTGGGTCCGCAGGGAAGAGCGGCGGGCACCTCACGGCTGTCCCCGAGGGCAGGGACCCTTTCTCAGCATCTCTGGCCCCCCGTCCAGACTGGCGCCTGAGGAGTGCGTGACGCCCCATTCTGGtctccctgcctggctgcccacgTGGCTGGAGTTCGATCTGTGTATCGAAACGAGCATAGACTGTACCTCTAGGTTCCTGCCTCTGAGCCCCGGGAACAGGTGCACGACGGAGCCTCGGGGGAAGACTGGGTTCTCTCTAGAGCATCTGTTTTCGACAAAGGAAGGAATCACTTTCACATTAAAGAAATGTGAAGGAGTAAGGTGTGCAGAAGAACTCAGGGACTTCAAAGATGCAGTGTGGGACTTTAAAGGAAGCTCCTACTGGTCACAGAGGGTGAGCCCCGCACACCCCGTGCTCAGCCTCGGAAGCCCAGAGGAGGTGTTCTGCCTGGGCAGCTGCTTTACACGTGGAAGGCGGGGGAGAAGCCTGAGTAGGAGgcacctttcctccctcccccccagtgTCCTCCTCTCTGACTTCTTGAGGctcgggaggaggaggaggaggaggaggaggaggaggaggaggaggaggagggctggggaatGGGGACTTGCCTCCCTGCAGCAGGGCATGGAGGGCTACGGAAGGGAGGTGTTCCAGAAGAATCCACCAGGTGGTGCTGCTGctccagcccaggagcccagggctgtTCTGGTGTCTCCAGGGCCCTCGCCAGCGCCGGGCTTGTGGTCTCTGGTTCCTCTGGAAACACTGGTGAAAAAGGCAGCTCCCAGGGCCCAGGAATGCTGGCGCAGCAGTTCGAGCTGGGGACGAGGAATCTGCATTGTTAGCCGCCCTCTGAGGTGATGACTGAATCTCATTACCTTAGATTCTCAGTCCTCCCTGATGAGATGGAGCCGGACGTACCCcaaagagagaggtgggggtgagggtccTCAGCAAGGATGTAGGGGGCACACCTCAGTGACAGTCTAACTCTTGATCTGACTCTTGATTCATTTCTTGGAAGAAGCTTTCTGTGGCTGAAGTCCAGGGCCAACTCACTTTCGggcctgtgggaggggccaggcacCGCACTGGGGGCTGAAGGAGCCTTGAGCCCCTTGGGGGCTCTGCCACCGCGACGGACCCTCCCTGGAGCACTTATCATTTGAAGAGGGCTGAGGGCTGCAAGTGAAGCCTGTCAGCTTATTTGATGTATAACCTGCCTCATTCCACAAAGGAAGGTCATAAAATATACAACataacagagaaaatataaacTGCATGAGGAAGTGTGGACTTGGATGAAATAAGCACATAGCTGCAGTGCCCAGCCTGGTGATGGCAAACGCGTGCCATGCGCATAGTGTGCGCTCCCTTGTCGCGCCCATGGCAGACATCGCTAATCGATCGTCTCACCTTCTTGGCCCGGATGCCTCCTGGCCATTCCTAGGGCTGATAGCACTCCCTGAAGCCTTGGAATCCTTCTCACCCCCGTACTCCCCATTAGTCAGGCTGGAACTGGAATGCAAGATGAGAGCAGCTGCCATCCTTGAGCTCTTACTGTTTCAGCgagacaggggtgggcaaaagtaggcctACCGTTGTTTGTACaacacaataattaattaattaagaataCAGGGATAAACTCTGTTCCGTGCACTCGCAGCTGCACGCCTACTTTCACTCACCCCGTCTATCATTTTACCTCTGAGCTCCCCGGTGGTCAAAGCAAAAAAGATACTTTTGTCAGTTGCATTGCTCTTGTTCCCCAAGGTTTCCTCATGCCTAGCTACTGGGACGAGTGTGGCTGGCGACCATCCAGAACTCCAGACCACCCTCAGACACACAGACCTGGAGGGCTGCTCATGACCAAAGCAAAGACGTGAAAGAGCCTGCTGTGGGTCTGACCTCATGCTGGTTATTGGCACTGAGGACACCAGTTTTGCCCCTGCCAAGAACGAGCCAGAGAGACCAAGTGCATCCAGGTGAACCAGTGGGGCGACAGTTCTCCACACAGCGGTGCGCAGGTGGCGCCTGCTCTGTGCTAGTCCCACTGACGTCAGCTAACTGCTCTGCTGCCTGCAGTCCTGTGAGGTGCACATTCATCACGACCCCCATTGTAGAGAGAGAACAATGAAGACAAGAGGCTAAATAATGTCCTCAACATTGTTCATCGGTAAGAGGAGCTGGGAGCCACAGCCTAGCCACCTGGTAGCAGATGAGGAGAATCTGGGGCCGTAGCTGGACTCAgagctgtgtggggtggggaaggggctgacTTCGCTCAGGGGTCCCTCTGTGCACGGGCAGCAATTCCACGTCACTAGGTCTTGGGTGGGGCACGGCTGCCCGTCCCCTTTGCCCTGAGAAGGGTGCAGGTTGTGGGTCAGACAGGCCAGACTTCCACCGGAGGCTCGGTGTTTTGTAGCCAAGTGGCCCCTGACAGACCCCTTCACCTCTTGGAGCCTCCCTTTCCTCATGTGAACGCTGGGGTGTTGGCACAGTTGTGTGAGGCTCAGGTCACATGGAGGATAAGGGAAGAGCCCTTAGCAAGGTGCCTGGCCCCCAAGACCCCTGAACCACAGCGAGCCATGGCTGCCCTCGGCTCAGCCCACCTCATAGTGCCCCCCGCTGAGCAGACCTCTTTCCGATCTCTGCTGAGACCACAGCAGTGGAGGGCGTGGGAGTCGAACAGAGGGCAAGGGTCGGCAGGGGGCGTGGACTCAGGAGCACAGGGCCctagggggcagggggcaggacagTCTGGGCTGTCAGAGGGTGCGGCTTAATTGCCATTCAGCGACCCTGTGGGTGGGAGCCCCACGCATGACACCTGGGTAGAAGTAGCCATGAGGGGGGCTTGGGTGCACCAGGTGGGGGTCCTGCCCGGGCCATCAGAACCCTGGAGTTGGGGATGACGCCCAGGGTGGGGTCAGCAATCAGATAAGCACAGAGAAACTGGGGGTTCCTTGTCCCCCATAtctcttctccccgccccctaggcctgggaggtggggagacaggGGTGCTGGGATGGTCTGGGAAACCGAGAGTCCCCTCCCCAAAGAGCAGCAGCAGGTGTTAGCTGGCCAAGAATGGAGCATGAAATCTGAGTGGGCCAGGTGCCAGTGTCCggggctctggggctctggggcgTGGGCTGGGCGTCCTGGAAAGGCGTCCTGAGAAGGTAGGGGCCAGGAAGACCTGAGATAACCCTGTCCTGGCCACCTGCTGACCTCCAGGTTAAATGGGACCAGCTGAGAGGGATCAGCTGTAGGTCCATTCTGTGGCCTTGGCCACCTCCCTCTcggcgggtggggggaggagagagtaGTATCAAAGGTCCTATGTGG is a genomic window of Phyllostomus discolor isolate MPI-MPIP mPhyDis1 chromosome 6, mPhyDis1.pri.v3, whole genome shotgun sequence containing:
- the CD82 gene encoding CD82 antigen, which codes for MGSACIKITKYFLFLFSLLFLILGGVILGFGVWILADKSSFIFVLQSSSSVFNVGAYVFISVGAVTMFMGLLGCVGAVKEVRCLLGLYFVFLLLVLIAQVTAGVLFYFNMGKVKQEMGSIVIKLIRDYKDGEKDRLQQGWDYVQAQGKCCGWASPYNWTENAELMNRTTVTYPCSCEVKDDNNNSSSYLTSNGFCEHPSSNMTQSGNNPDYWPVYQDGCMQKVQEWLQDNLGIILGVCVGIAFIELLGMLLSICLCRHIHSEDYSKVPKY